In Priestia megaterium NBRC 15308 = ATCC 14581, the following proteins share a genomic window:
- a CDS encoding YitT family protein, which translates to MARKYQITYELAGITVGCFLFAFGTNCLLTPSSLLAGGLGGICAIFYHLFEWEMGIQYFVYNIPLLFLGYIHIGKKFIIYTVFSVIVSSLFFEWIPVRLIWTKDILLCCIYGAIISGSGAAIILRLGGSVGGLDILSRVIAKYTNISIGKFSLIFSAAIVAISALIFDVQSAMYTILSFFVGTKTYDAILNIAEKSAVMIITNEGEEISSLLAKKLDREVTSWKDIDIYKEKKKTVLLCLIIELEWMEVTHAVKGIDPEAFILSLPTKKTFGKFKLKW; encoded by the coding sequence GTGGCTCGTAAGTATCAAATTACTTATGAACTAGCAGGAATTACAGTAGGTTGTTTTCTATTTGCTTTTGGAACTAATTGTTTGCTAACACCTTCAAGTTTACTAGCTGGCGGGTTAGGTGGAATTTGTGCAATTTTTTATCATCTATTTGAATGGGAAATGGGGATACAGTATTTTGTTTACAATATTCCATTACTGTTCTTAGGGTACATTCATATTGGTAAAAAGTTTATTATTTACACTGTATTTTCAGTAATAGTATCCTCTCTTTTTTTTGAATGGATTCCTGTCCGCTTAATATGGACTAAAGATATATTATTGTGTTGTATTTATGGAGCAATCATTTCAGGAAGTGGAGCTGCTATTATTCTTAGGCTAGGCGGATCAGTAGGGGGGCTTGATATACTTTCTCGTGTTATCGCTAAGTATACAAACATTTCTATAGGAAAATTCAGCTTAATTTTTAGCGCCGCTATTGTAGCCATTTCAGCGCTTATTTTCGATGTTCAGTCGGCTATGTATACCATCCTATCATTTTTTGTAGGAACTAAAACATATGATGCCATTCTAAACATTGCAGAGAAAAGTGCCGTCATGATTATTACAAACGAGGGGGAAGAAATCTCTTCCTTACTGGCAAAAAAATTAGATAGAGAAGTTACCTCGTGGAAGGATATCGATATATACAAGGAAAAGAAAAAAACGGTGTTGCTATGTTTGATTATCGAATTAGAGTGGATGGAAGTAACTCATGCAGTAAAAGGTATCGACCCCGAGGCCTTTATTTTATCATTACCAACTAAGAAAACGTTTGGGAAATTTAAATTGAAGTGGTAG